The genomic segment CAAATCTACGAAGTAGACTTATAATCTTTTTACATTGCACATTGTAGAATTCTAAGTTTCAATAATGATCATAAATTTCTTTTCATGGAAGTAAAAAAAACGAATCGACCGTTCGACTATTTCTTAAAATTGAAGACAACGATGAGAAAAGGAAGAACATATATATGTTCTCTAATATATAACCATATTGAATTGCAAATACAAAAATGATAGAATCTTTGTTGATTAAACTAAATCAATATGGATGGGGCTAAAAAAAATGCAAGAAGATACCAAAGAAATAAAATAAGTATCTGTATGTAATGAATTCCAAGGTTTCGTCATAAGAAAAAGTGGAAAGACATCATAATGAGATCCTAATCTCAAAGCAAAAAGGGGGATATGGCGGAATTGGTAGACGCTACGGACTTAATTGGATTGAGCCTTGGTATGGAAACCTACTAAGTGATAACTTTCAAATTCAGAGAAACCCTGGAATTAACAATGGGCAATCCTGAGCCAAATCCTGGGTTACGCGAACAAACCAGAGTTTAGAAAGCGGGATAGGTGCAGAGACTCAATGGAAGCTGTTCTAACAAATGGAGTTCAATCCCTTGTGTTGAATCAAACGATTCACTTCATAGTCTGATAGATCCTTGGTGGAACTTATTAATCGGACGAGAATAAAGATAGAGTCCCATTCTACATGTCAATACTGACAACAATGAAATTTATAGTAAGATGAAAATCCGTTGACTTTTAAAATCGTGAGGGTTCAAGTCCCTCTATCCCCAACCCTACTCCCTAAAAAAGTCTGTTTGACACCTTACCCTTTTTTTAGTTATTCAAGAATTCATTGATCTTTTTTCATTCATCCGACACTTTTACAAACTCGAATTTCTTTTCTTATTATATACAAGTCTTGTGGGATATATCATACATATACAAATGAGAAAGAACTATCGATTTGAATTATTTCGAATCTAAATAATTTTTCATTCTAAAACTTAGAAAGTCTTCTTTTCGAAGATCCAATAAATTCCCGGTCCAAAACTTTTTTCATTTACTACTTTTGCGTTTCTTTTAATTGACATAGACCTAAGTCATCTCATAAAATGAGAATGATACTTCGGTAATGGCCGGGATAGCTCAGTTGGTAGAGCAGAGGACTGAAAATCCTCGTGTCACCAGTTCAAATCTGGTTCTTGGCATAGGATTGATTAATTTTGATAAGTTTATAGTCTTCAAATTAAACGTATCTTTAGTAAAAAAAGTGCAATAATCCTTTATCCCCCTCTCTTTTTTGTTCATGTTGTGGATCCATCCGTTCAAAAAAAATGTATAAGACTTTATACCTAATACATATTCGAAAGGAAAGTTCTGGTTGAAAGAATAAAAAAAAGTAAAAAAAAAAAGATCTATATCTATCTATCTATATCTATCTATAGTATCTATCGTTGAAGGGCAGAAATACCCCCAAGATTCATTAGATTAGATACAATAGAAATAGAATTTTAACCCCCCCATTTATTGTATTGCTTTCCAATCTTATTTATTCATTCCCAGTTATGTGACTAAAGTTGACTAAGTTATGTGCGCGATACAAAGTTTTTTTTTTTTTTTAGTTCATCCTATTGGCTCGGCTTTTAGGAAAAAAGTATCTTTCAAATTGGAGATTAAGCTATCTATAATAATATGAATAAGACCTTAATTCTTCTGTTTGTTTGATCTAAAAACGACTCGAATTCAAAATATTCCGCGAAGGTCCGTAGTTGTAGAAACTAAGACTCATTTTTATCATTCAAATTTTTTATCATTCAATAAGCATCTTGTATTTCATAAAAATTGGGGGCAATATAATCCTTACGTAAAGGCCACCCTATCCAACTTTCGGGCATTAAGATCCGTTTCAGCCGCGGATGGCTATCATAAGTGATTCCTAACATATCATAAGATTCCCGTTCTTGAAAATCCGTACTTTTCCAAACCCAGAAAACAGATGGAATTCTGGGATTACTCCTGTGAGTAAATACTTTTATGCAAACTTCTTCCGCTTGATTGACACCATATTCTATTCTCGTAAGATGATACACACTGGCTAAGAGGCCACCTGGTGCCACATCATAGGCACATTGGGAACGTAAATAATTGTAACCATATACATATAAAATTACAGCAATAGAATGCCAATCTTCGGGCTTTATTTGTAAAGTCTCTATTCCTTGGTAATCGAAGCCCAACGATCTATGAACCAGCCCGCGTTTGGCTAGCCAAACGGACAAAGTGCCCTGCATCTTTTTTATTTCCCCCACACCTTTTTTATATAAATTTAAGTATTTCACATTTACCATGAGTTCTAATTTATGAAGATTTTTTTCTTATTCTCTCAAATCCTCCCTAATTCACTAATTCGTGGGAAGATACTGGGCTTTTGTATTTAAAAAATGTTTCAGTAGAGATCTCTGAAGTAGATGATGGTGGATAGAGTAATTCTTGATCATAATTTCCAGTCTGTGTACTGCGTACAACAAAAAACTTGTGATTGGTAGTAAAACACCGATTACCCCGTTGAGGTCTAATTCGATCCTTATAGATTTCTCTAGCTATTTTCTTACGAAGCTTTGTTATAGCGTCTATAACAGCCTCTGGTTTAGGTGGACAACCCGGCAAATAGACATCTACAGGAATTAGCTTATCAACCCCTCGAACAGTACTATAAGAATCGGTACTGAACATCCCCCCTGTAATTGTACACGCTCCCATAGCAATAACATACTTTGGTTCAGGCATTTGTTCATATAATCTCACTAAAGAAGGAGCCATTTTCATTGTTACTGTACCTGCTGTTAAAATAAGGTCCGCCTGTCTAGGACTTGATCTTGGTACTAGCCCATAACGATCAAAGTCAAATCGGGAGCCTATTAATGAGGCAAATTCAATAAAACAACAACTGGTACCATAAAGAAGCGGCCATAGGCTGGAAAGTCTTGACCAATTTGAAAGATCATTTAACGTAGTTGAAATAACTGAGTTTTTTGTTGTTCGATCAAGTACGGGAAACTTAATGGAATTCATAATTGTTTCAATGGTTTTTTTTTACTTTTTTTTTATTGTTATTGTACAAGTATTCAGGAAACGAACTAAGACCATTCCAACGCTCCTTTTCGCCATGCATAAACTAAACCAAGAATTAGGATAAGCACGAAAATGAAAGCTTCTATAAAAGCGGATACCCCTAGTACATCGAAACTCATTGCCCACGGATACAGAAAAACGGTTTCAACATCAAAAACAACAAAAACTAGAGCAAA from the Brassica napus chloroplast, complete genome genome contains:
- the ndhJ gene encoding NADH dehydrogenase subunit J, coding for MQGTLSVWLAKRGLVHRSLGFDYQGIETLQIKPEDWHSIAVILYVYGYNYLRSQCAYDVAPGGLLASVYHLTRIEYGVNQAEEVCIKVFTHRSNPRIPSVFWVWKSTDFQERESYDMLGITYDSHPRLKRILMPESWIGWPLRKDYIAPNFYEIQDAY
- the ndhK gene encoding NADH dehydrogenase subunit K, which codes for MNSIKFPVLDRTTKNSVISTTLNDLSNWSRLSSLWPLLYGTSCCFIEFASLIGSRFDFDRYGLVPRSSPRQADLILTAGTVTMKMAPSLVRLYEQMPEPKYVIAMGACTITGGMFSTDSYSTVRGVDKLIPVDVYLPGCPPKPEAVIDAITKLRKKIAREIYKDRIRPQRGNRCFTTNHKFFVVRSTQTGNYDQELLYPPSSTSEISTETFFKYKSPVSSHELVN